In Candidatus Melainabacteria bacterium, a single window of DNA contains:
- a CDS encoding DUF4215 domain-containing protein — protein sequence MKNYLLTLFIFLFCFIFFIDSNQCMAAEWECSPVAQACCGSCPSSVGGPIQVPVGDAEHATPSCACTGNMCYPCGCCNLFGFATCYLITMLIGMAPAAPIPPQCIPCSCCGDGEKEGTEECDGEHDTCLSQFPQFDPDSVFCTSSCTCGAQAVCGNSRIEPGEQCDPPGDEPACDPAGQSGVCTFNCMCIAANNCVNSLNGVYPGDGQICGGVCPNPSEQCRVVLVPGGAYTGCECYTPCGLPPGGLLCMGECPPGQQCKPDASPPTGCSCVTTCEQSVSTGCDGWCSPGFNCTATAFSSGNPTACGCMLIPVCGNGVIEPSIGEVCDDGNTVDNDGCSADCLSDESCGNGIVDTIIANPEQCDDGNYYNEDACTNQCLNAVCGDSIIRQDGPEDCDPPGSFTCASGVKCDAGCGCPSVPTPTPSPTTPPNT from the coding sequence ATGAAGAATTATCTTTTAACTTTATTTATTTTCTTATTTTGTTTCATTTTTTTTATTGATAGTAACCAGTGTATGGCAGCTGAGTGGGAGTGTTCTCCAGTAGCACAGGCTTGTTGCGGTTCCTGTCCTTCATCGGTAGGTGGTCCTATACAGGTTCCAGTCGGTGATGCTGAGCATGCTACCCCATCTTGCGCATGTACAGGTAATATGTGTTATCCTTGTGGTTGCTGTAATCTTTTTGGATTTGCTACGTGCTATCTAATTACGATGCTGATTGGTATGGCTCCGGCGGCACCAATACCACCACAGTGTATCCCATGTTCCTGCTGTGGTGATGGAGAAAAAGAGGGTACTGAAGAGTGTGATGGAGAGCATGATACATGTCTTTCACAATTTCCACAATTTGATCCAGATTCTGTTTTTTGTACCTCTAGCTGCACATGTGGAGCACAAGCAGTCTGTGGGAATAGTCGCATAGAGCCTGGCGAACAATGCGATCCACCAGGTGATGAACCTGCATGTGATCCTGCAGGTCAGTCTGGTGTTTGTACCTTTAACTGTATGTGCATAGCAGCAAACAATTGTGTGAACAGTCTTAATGGTGTATACCCTGGTGATGGACAGATATGTGGTGGAGTTTGTCCAAATCCCAGTGAACAATGTAGAGTAGTTCTAGTACCTGGTGGAGCGTATACTGGATGCGAATGTTATACACCTTGTGGGCTTCCGCCAGGAGGCCTCTTATGTATGGGTGAGTGTCCTCCTGGACAACAATGTAAGCCCGATGCTAGCCCTCCAACTGGATGTAGCTGTGTTACAACTTGTGAGCAAAGTGTTTCAACTGGTTGTGATGGTTGGTGTTCTCCTGGATTCAATTGTACTGCTACTGCATTTTCAAGTGGTAATCCAACTGCATGCGGATGTATGCTAATACCTGTGTGTGGAAACGGTGTGATTGAACCTTCAATTGGTGAGGTATGTGATGATGGAAATACAGTTGATAATGATGGCTGTTCTGCTGACTGCTTATCTGATGAATCTTGTGGAAATGGCATTGTAGACACAATAATAGCTAATCCAGAACAATGTGATGATGGAAACTATTATAACGAGGATGCCTGTACAAATCAATGCCTAAATGCAGTATGTGGAGACTCCATAATCAGACAAGATGGTCCTGAAGATTGTGATCCACCAGGAAGTTTTACATGTGCCTCAGGAGTGAAATGTGACGCAGGTTGTGGGTGTCCTTCTGTACCCACTCCCACACCATCTCCAACCACCCCTCCAAATACCTAA
- a CDS encoding RNA polymerase sigma factor RpoD/SigA yields MKVHRNNMSLMPMYISDINRVENRDKDKRCNLTREEEAKLSSRIALGDKEARTKLINSNLRLVVYIAKKYNGLGIDLEDLIQEGNVGLIRAVDKFDGDRNIKFSTYAAYLIKQSIQKLFQDKAKMISIPRYMYKLISNLETVLKQFGESKKSTLVEIAKKLGVSLKRLESIMHAKVVKDLKRAFGNEKPDDNDENFLDTLVLAPESDEPEASVFQNELREDVHQALGALDDRSHMILVKRYVDKLTLKEIGQEFGINKERVRQLQDMALEKLGRNRQLTKYTE; encoded by the coding sequence ATGAAAGTTCATCGAAACAATATGTCTCTAATGCCTATGTATATTTCTGATATTAATAGAGTAGAGAATAGAGATAAGGATAAAAGATGTAATCTAACTCGAGAAGAGGAAGCTAAGTTATCTTCAAGAATAGCACTTGGTGATAAGGAAGCAAGGACTAAACTTATAAACTCAAATTTAAGACTTGTAGTATACATTGCTAAAAAATACAATGGGCTTGGTATTGATCTAGAAGACTTAATACAAGAAGGTAATGTTGGTTTAATACGTGCAGTTGATAAATTTGATGGGGATAGAAATATTAAGTTTTCAACTTATGCAGCTTATTTGATAAAGCAATCAATACAAAAACTATTTCAAGATAAAGCAAAGATGATAAGCATTCCTCGTTATATGTATAAGTTAATTAGTAATTTAGAAACGGTATTAAAACAATTTGGGGAATCTAAGAAATCAACATTAGTAGAAATTGCAAAAAAGCTTGGAGTCTCACTAAAGAGATTAGAAAGTATAATGCATGCAAAAGTAGTAAAAGATCTTAAGAGGGCTTTTGGAAATGAAAAACCTGATGATAATGATGAAAATTTTCTTGATACTTTAGTTCTTGCTCCAGAATCTGATGAACCGGAAGCATCTGTGTTTCAAAATGAGTTAAGGGAAGATGTTCATCAAGCTTTAGGAGCGCTTGATGATAGAAGTCATATGATATTAGTAAAACGTTATGTTGATAAATTAACACTTAAGGAAATAGGACAGGAATTCGGTATAAATAAAGAAAGAGTAAGACAACTTCAGGATATGGCTTTGGAGAAATTGGGAAGAAACAGACAACTTACTAAATATACAGAATAA
- a CDS encoding glycine--tRNA ligase subunit alpha yields the protein MSLTFQELYLTLNQFWSDQGCVIMQPYDIEKGASTMNPATFLYVLGEKPWNMACIEPCRRPTDGRYGENPNRLQHYFQYQVIMKPSPDDIQQIYLNSLEKIGIKITEHDIRFVEDDWESPTLGAWGVGWEVWLDGMEITQFTYFQQAGGFDLKPISVEITYGLERIAVYLQDVDNVFDLLWTKDIKYSEIYKRNEYEQSKYNFEIANIDSLLKRFDIYYDEASNCLKNKLLMPAYDYILKCSHCFNLLDSRGAVSRDERMAFILKIRKLAEQAARLYLNIEEKKLCNCQ from the coding sequence ATGTCACTAACTTTTCAAGAATTATATCTAACGCTAAACCAGTTTTGGTCAGATCAAGGCTGTGTAATTATGCAGCCTTATGATATTGAAAAAGGGGCCAGTACAATGAATCCTGCTACATTTTTATATGTGCTTGGAGAAAAGCCTTGGAATATGGCTTGTATTGAACCTTGTAGAAGACCAACTGATGGTAGATATGGAGAAAATCCAAACAGATTACAACATTATTTCCAGTATCAGGTTATTATGAAACCTTCTCCAGATGATATTCAGCAAATATACTTAAATAGTCTTGAAAAAATTGGCATAAAAATAACAGAACATGATATTAGATTTGTTGAAGATGATTGGGAATCACCTACCTTAGGTGCTTGGGGGGTTGGTTGGGAAGTGTGGCTTGATGGCATGGAGATTACTCAGTTTACCTACTTTCAGCAAGCAGGTGGATTTGATTTAAAACCAATTTCAGTAGAAATTACTTATGGCTTGGAAAGAATTGCAGTGTATCTTCAGGATGTGGATAATGTCTTTGATTTACTCTGGACAAAAGATATTAAATATTCTGAAATATATAAGAGGAATGAATATGAGCAAAGCAAATATAACTTTGAAATTGCAAATATTGATTCTTTGTTAAAAAGATTTGATATTTATTATGATGAAGCAAGTAATTGTCTTAAAAATAAACTTCTAATGCCAGCTTATGATTATATTTTAAAGTGTTCACATTGTTTTAATCTGCTTGATTCACGAGGTGCAGTAAGTCGTGATGAAAGAATGGCATTTATTTTAAAAATTAGAAAATTAGCAGAGCAAGCTGCAAGATTATATCTTAATATTGAAGAAAAAAAACTATGCAACTGCCAGTAA
- the alr gene encoding alanine racemase codes for MTITHRTQSITSTQRDAWLEINLNALERNYKKLSSLVKTDIMAVLKADGYSHGATTIAPILQSLKVNSFGVATVDEGIALRNSGIKIPIVILGATPYWAYESCLQNKLTITIYSEEQLQQLENFYGNVQLKIDTGMNRLGVDYKEANKIIKKILKSSHLKLEGIFTHLAKPTDYNFSKTQKERFDFVVEACHGMPLQKHIANSYAAINYPEFRYDLVRLGIALYGQEFNFLEPLISLKGRITEIHKIQSGESVSYECTWRAKKDSIIATVPIGYADGVDRNLSNKISAIYKGKEIKQVGLITMDQMMFDITEITNPQVNDVVTLLDNKLSISSWAKGLNTISYELLCRLKMRLPRIYTRD; via the coding sequence ATGACTATTACTCATCGAACTCAATCTATAACTTCAACTCAAAGAGATGCATGGCTAGAGATTAATTTAAATGCACTTGAAAGAAATTATAAGAAGTTAAGTAGTCTTGTTAAAACAGATATAATGGCTGTTCTTAAAGCTGATGGATACAGTCATGGTGCAACAACAATTGCTCCAATATTACAAAGCTTAAAAGTAAATTCTTTTGGTGTTGCAACAGTAGATGAAGGTATTGCACTTCGTAATTCCGGGATAAAGATTCCAATTGTCATATTAGGTGCAACACCATATTGGGCTTATGAAAGCTGCTTACAAAACAAATTAACAATAACAATATATTCAGAAGAACAATTACAACAATTAGAAAATTTTTACGGTAATGTTCAATTAAAAATTGATACAGGAATGAATCGATTAGGGGTAGATTATAAAGAAGCAAATAAAATAATTAAAAAAATCCTAAAATCATCACACTTAAAACTTGAAGGAATATTTACACATTTAGCAAAACCTACTGATTACAATTTTTCAAAAACACAAAAAGAAAGATTTGATTTTGTTGTAGAGGCATGCCACGGCATGCCTCTACAGAAGCATATTGCAAATAGTTATGCTGCAATTAATTATCCCGAATTCAGATATGACTTAGTAAGGCTTGGAATTGCATTATATGGGCAAGAATTTAATTTTTTAGAGCCCTTAATTTCACTTAAAGGAAGAATTACTGAGATTCATAAAATACAATCAGGCGAATCAGTAAGTTACGAATGTACTTGGAGGGCTAAAAAAGATAGCATCATTGCAACAGTCCCAATTGGCTATGCTGATGGAGTAGACAGAAATTTATCAAATAAAATTTCAGCTATTTACAAAGGCAAAGAAATAAAACAAGTTGGATTAATAACAATGGATCAAATGATGTTTGATATAACAGAAATTACAAATCCACAAGTTAACGATGTCGTCACACTGTTGGATAACAAACTATCAATTAGCTCATGGGCAAAAGGATTAAATACAATTTCATATGAATTGCTTTGTAGATTGAAAATGCGATTACCAAGAATTTATACAAGAGACTGA
- a CDS encoding alpha/beta hydrolase, producing MILHYFDNKKAGPVVIFVHGTASASEIWYKQIHFLSNSSYRVIGIDLRGHGRSKNPGGTSTIQSHINDLKETFDLLKLNEPITIIGHSFGAVLAVRLAEEYPKLVARLLLVSLPPRVSKILQGYYKWFVGKPLEFIKNKLNIILKLPLKKRIRLAISTDINVIRDIWRESLNWDLFNPLPSLSCPVYLSVGRFDYVALKSMVEKLHRELPNSNYKLFKWASHNCMEDVPEEFNQWVLSILNTPITQSVG from the coding sequence ATGATTTTGCATTATTTTGACAATAAAAAAGCTGGACCTGTTGTAATTTTTGTACATGGTACAGCAAGTGCAAGTGAAATCTGGTATAAGCAAATTCATTTTTTAAGTAACTCTAGTTATAGAGTTATTGGTATAGATTTAAGAGGTCATGGAAGATCTAAAAATCCTGGTGGTACTTCAACTATTCAAAGCCATATTAATGATTTAAAAGAAACATTTGATCTATTAAAACTTAATGAACCAATTACAATTATTGGTCATTCATTTGGAGCAGTATTAGCAGTAAGATTGGCAGAGGAGTATCCTAAATTGGTTGCCAGGCTATTGCTTGTTAGTTTGCCACCACGAGTATCAAAAATATTACAGGGATATTATAAGTGGTTTGTAGGTAAGCCACTAGAATTTATAAAAAATAAATTAAATATTATTTTAAAATTACCACTTAAAAAAAGAATAAGACTTGCAATATCTACTGACATAAATGTAATTAGAGATATATGGAGAGAATCATTGAACTGGGATTTATTTAATCCTTTGCCAAGTTTAAGTTGTCCAGTGTATTTGTCAGTTGGAAGATTTGATTATGTTGCCCTAAAAAGTATGGTTGAGAAACTTCATAGAGAATTACCTAATTCAAACTATAAATTATTCAAGTGGGCAAGTCACAATTGTATGGAAGATGTACCAGAAGAGTTTAATCAGTGGGTCTTATCAATTTTAAATACACCAATCACACAAAGTGTTGGATAG
- the def gene encoding peptide deformylase yields MAKCEIAIYGDPVLRKVTSRVIKFDKSLRKLVEDLFETMYASEGIGLAAPQISVSKRVLVLDVDYPSKRYIDEQTKKEVISYNPLVLINPVIIQKEGEIISKEGCLSFPNIYIEVIRYKKIQVKYQDLLGKERRLLAEEDLLCRCVQHEIDHLDGKLFVDKPANESEVKKILKENGFGGINSPPPPILVG; encoded by the coding sequence ATGGCAAAATGTGAAATAGCAATATATGGCGATCCAGTTCTAAGAAAGGTCACAAGCAGGGTTATAAAATTTGACAAATCATTGAGGAAGCTTGTGGAGGATCTGTTTGAAACTATGTATGCTTCTGAAGGTATTGGTCTAGCAGCTCCTCAGATTAGTGTAAGTAAGCGGGTATTAGTTTTGGATGTAGATTATCCTTCTAAAAGATATATTGATGAACAAACAAAAAAAGAAGTGATTTCTTATAATCCACTTGTTTTAATAAATCCTGTAATTATACAAAAGGAAGGGGAAATCATTTCTAAGGAAGGTTGCCTTAGTTTTCCAAATATTTATATAGAAGTTATTCGCTATAAGAAGATACAAGTTAAATATCAAGATCTTTTAGGTAAAGAAAGAAGATTGCTGGCTGAAGAAGACTTATTATGTAGATGTGTTCAACATGAAATAGATCACTTGGATGGAAAGTTGTTTGTAGATAAGCCTGCAAATGAGAGTGAAGTAAAAAAGATTCTAAAAGAAAATGGTTTTGGTGGGATTAATTCACCACCTCCTCCTATATTAGTAGGATAA
- the purH gene encoding bifunctional phosphoribosylaminoimidazolecarboxamide formyltransferase/IMP cyclohydrolase, with amino-acid sequence MKKLALISVYNKDGIVDLAQELVKKYNYEILSTGGTCKLLKENNISVTEVSELTKFPEMLEGRVKTLHPAIHGGLLARRDKEEHMQTISRHNIRPIDLVVINLYPFDKVTSVPNVLLEDAIENIDIGGPSMIRSAAKNYSSVTVVCDPSDYLLVLNELSSNNGTTTLLLREKLALKAFQKTSSYDALITSFLSNYFKDNKNGAENSFPENLTLSLKLKKILRYGENPHQKAALYLPLNSKYGLANAEVFQGKELSFNNYLDLESAWNIASEFDTKTPVAVIVKHNSPCGVAIAPNLHHAYIEAFNTDSVSAFGGIVAFNNKVEKELAVELTTIFLEAIVAPDYSQEALQVLKTKSNLRVLKINMNKNVINCFDIKTISEGLLIQDLNSQTLELENLKVVTKKKPTEEEMIDLIFAWKVCKHVKSNAIVVAKGGKTLGIGAGQTSRVASVEIALNKANYESRDAVMASDAFFPFKDSIEVAASAKISTIIQPGGSIKDKEVIDACDKYNIAMVFTGMRHFRH; translated from the coding sequence GTGAAAAAGCTTGCATTAATAAGTGTATATAACAAAGATGGAATTGTAGATCTAGCTCAAGAGTTAGTTAAAAAATATAATTATGAAATCCTTTCAACAGGTGGCACATGTAAGCTTTTAAAAGAAAATAATATTTCTGTAACAGAAGTTAGCGAGTTAACGAAATTTCCTGAAATGCTTGAAGGTAGAGTTAAAACTTTACATCCTGCTATACATGGTGGACTCCTTGCAAGGAGAGATAAAGAAGAACACATGCAAACAATTTCAAGACACAATATAAGGCCAATTGATCTTGTAGTCATTAATTTGTACCCTTTTGATAAAGTTACTTCAGTACCAAATGTTTTGTTAGAAGATGCTATTGAAAATATTGATATTGGTGGACCTTCAATGATAAGAAGTGCTGCAAAAAATTATTCTAGTGTTACTGTTGTGTGTGATCCAAGTGATTATTTACTAGTTCTTAATGAACTAAGTTCTAACAATGGGACTACAACACTCTTGCTTAGGGAAAAACTTGCCTTAAAAGCATTTCAAAAAACAAGTTCTTATGACGCATTAATTACATCTTTTTTATCGAATTATTTTAAGGATAATAAAAATGGTGCAGAAAACAGTTTTCCTGAAAACTTAACATTAAGCTTAAAATTAAAAAAAATACTTCGTTATGGAGAAAATCCACATCAAAAAGCAGCATTATATCTTCCTTTAAATTCTAAATATGGTTTAGCAAATGCAGAAGTGTTTCAAGGGAAAGAACTTTCATTTAATAATTATTTAGATTTAGAGTCAGCTTGGAATATTGCTTCTGAGTTTGATACTAAAACACCTGTAGCAGTAATTGTTAAGCACAACAGTCCTTGTGGTGTAGCTATTGCACCAAATTTACATCATGCATATATTGAAGCCTTTAATACTGATTCTGTAAGTGCATTTGGTGGTATTGTTGCTTTTAATAATAAAGTTGAAAAAGAACTTGCAGTTGAACTTACAACAATATTTTTAGAAGCAATTGTTGCACCAGATTATTCACAGGAGGCATTACAAGTTTTAAAAACTAAATCTAACTTAAGAGTATTAAAGATTAACATGAATAAAAATGTTATTAATTGCTTTGACATAAAAACAATTAGTGAAGGTTTGTTAATTCAGGATTTAAACTCTCAAACTTTAGAGCTAGAAAACTTAAAAGTAGTAACAAAGAAAAAACCAACTGAAGAAGAGATGATTGATCTTATATTTGCTTGGAAAGTATGTAAACATGTTAAATCAAATGCAATTGTAGTTGCAAAGGGTGGGAAAACATTGGGAATTGGTGCTGGTCAGACAAGTCGGGTTGCTTCAGTAGAGATTGCTTTAAATAAAGCAAACTATGAATCAAGGGATGCTGTTATGGCATCTGATGCTTTCTTTCCATTTAAAGATAGTATTGAAGTTGCAGCATCTGCCAAGATCAGTACAATCATTCAACCAGGTGGAAGTATAAAAGATAAGGAAGTAATTGATGCTTGTGATAAGTATAATATTGCAATGGTGTTTACTGGGATGAGGCATTTTAGACACTAA
- a CDS encoding 1-acyl-sn-glycerol-3-phosphate acyltransferase translates to MLKRIEARLTRFTQAIFYFIVWSLFYCFFSFFCKIKIEGRENIPRRGRFILAGNHQNFFDGFFLSFTVNPFKKVSFVIAKRALKYRFYRLIARLIGSVLIGREVEDYQKALKKLNRILSHGEPVGIFPEGDVSRSNIPRKFKGGVAKLSIDSKTKVIPVYLKGTFNLRYFKYLLTRPEILITVGKPVELYNYATLVENDLEKMSAILKEKIIALSGIKEKSFDVSLKETIYSIPVVEPIANV, encoded by the coding sequence ATGTTAAAAAGGATTGAAGCTAGATTAACCAGATTTACCCAGGCAATTTTCTATTTTATAGTTTGGTCTTTGTTTTATTGTTTTTTTTCATTTTTTTGCAAAATTAAGATTGAAGGTAGGGAGAACATCCCTAGGAGGGGTAGATTTATACTGGCTGGAAATCACCAGAATTTTTTTGATGGTTTCTTCCTATCGTTTACTGTTAACCCTTTTAAGAAGGTAAGCTTTGTAATTGCTAAAAGAGCTTTAAAGTATAGATTCTATCGGTTAATAGCAAGGCTTATTGGTTCAGTATTGATTGGCAGAGAAGTTGAGGATTATCAAAAAGCTCTAAAAAAATTAAACAGGATTTTATCTCACGGTGAGCCAGTTGGAATATTTCCAGAAGGTGATGTATCTAGAAGTAATATACCTAGAAAATTTAAAGGTGGTGTAGCAAAACTTTCAATTGATTCTAAAACAAAAGTTATACCTGTATATTTAAAAGGCACATTTAATTTAAGATATTTTAAATATTTGTTAACCAGACCTGAAATTTTAATAACAGTTGGTAAGCCAGTTGAACTATATAATTATGCAACTTTAGTTGAAAATGATTTGGAAAAAATGTCAGCTATCTTAAAAGAAAAAATTATTGCTTTAAGTGGAATAAAAGAAAAATCTTTTGATGTAAGTCTAAAGGAAACAATTTATAGTATTCCAGTTGTTGAACCTATAGCAAACGTTTAG
- a CDS encoding HAMP domain-containing protein → MIKMNIPKLNNHNISIRKALVLIQIFFSSLSSQARLITSLVFGISVFITLSAFLIISNIQSNIDRQVLQLNYNLKAAQVLSQISGQALIMNYKTAWHRKERLNALIKNFLKEHPEICYIIFTDNAGNILAKSQLAHLYWAPTNNLQKILPPRHVPFIEMSYTKGGKTLTIAEPIQFQSNFLGWAWLGIPDSGFTIVGSKKELMVFLLEIFLLVWVLSIIGAIINSLIITQPLRKLEKSAKAISEGRFGFQLPLKGFLGKELSQLVKAFNRMSKRLKQYEESNLAILGSERNKFESVIMSIADAVIVLDKENIIQIINPRAKSLLNKSGDELIGRNIISIWGKEINKDLFDHISNLTNPNDGGVIEYTNFELVNENKNLKIVISPLYDSNNEKLGTVMIIQDRTKEAEIELIKQEFISNVSHELRTPITSIKCYIDTLCSHDDQIDIKTKNEFLQIINEEADRLSNLVNDVLELSKLESTSAKLQLTLQEIYPSIEFSLKSIAVLASKKSIWLVKDIEDNLPSVYINQENLERILINLLSNAIKYTPGNGMVKLVVQKDKDNVLFQVIDNGIGILEEHIPLIFERFYRIENKVHTIKGTGLGLTIVKKSIEQHGSKLSVRSKLGEGSIFEFALPIPTQESSTEITNLENKPSLAKSA, encoded by the coding sequence ATGATTAAAATGAACATACCTAAATTAAACAATCACAATATCTCCATAAGAAAAGCACTAGTATTAATTCAGATTTTTTTTAGTAGTTTAAGCTCTCAAGCAAGATTAATAACATCATTAGTATTTGGAATCTCTGTTTTTATTACACTATCTGCATTTTTAATTATAAGCAACATACAATCAAATATTGATCGTCAAGTATTACAATTAAATTACAATCTCAAAGCAGCACAAGTTTTATCACAGATTAGTGGACAAGCATTAATAATGAACTACAAAACTGCCTGGCATAGAAAAGAAAGATTAAATGCTCTGATTAAAAACTTTTTAAAAGAACATCCAGAAATTTGCTATATCATTTTTACTGATAATGCAGGTAATATACTTGCTAAGAGCCAGCTTGCCCACCTTTATTGGGCTCCAACAAACAATTTACAAAAAATTCTTCCGCCACGTCATGTGCCTTTTATTGAAATGTCTTACACTAAAGGTGGAAAGACCCTTACAATAGCAGAGCCAATTCAATTTCAATCTAACTTTCTTGGATGGGCTTGGTTAGGAATTCCTGATTCAGGATTTACAATTGTTGGCTCAAAAAAAGAATTAATGGTATTTCTTCTGGAAATATTTTTACTTGTTTGGGTTCTCTCAATAATTGGTGCAATAATTAACTCATTAATCATTACTCAACCTCTTAGAAAGCTAGAAAAAAGTGCAAAAGCAATTTCAGAAGGAAGATTTGGATTTCAACTGCCACTAAAAGGATTTTTAGGGAAAGAATTATCCCAATTAGTCAAAGCATTTAACAGAATGTCCAAAAGGTTAAAACAATATGAAGAGTCAAATCTAGCAATACTTGGTTCTGAAAGAAACAAGTTTGAGTCAGTAATTATGTCAATTGCAGATGCTGTAATTGTTTTAGATAAAGAAAACATTATTCAAATTATTAATCCAAGAGCTAAGAGCCTTTTAAATAAATCAGGTGATGAACTTATAGGAAGAAATATTATTTCTATTTGGGGTAAAGAAATAAATAAAGACTTATTTGATCACATAAGTAATCTAACAAATCCTAATGATGGTGGAGTCATAGAATATACCAATTTTGAATTAGTTAATGAAAATAAAAACTTAAAAATAGTCATTAGTCCTTTATATGATTCAAACAATGAAAAGCTAGGAACAGTAATGATAATTCAAGACAGAACAAAAGAAGCTGAAATAGAATTAATTAAACAAGAATTTATAAGTAACGTAAGTCACGAATTAAGAACACCTATAACAAGCATAAAATGTTACATTGATACACTTTGTTCGCATGATGATCAAATTGATATTAAGACTAAAAATGAATTCCTTCAAATAATAAATGAAGAAGCAGACAGATTAAGCAATCTTGTCAATGACGTACTTGAATTATCTAAACTAGAATCTACCAGTGCTAAATTACAACTTACACTTCAAGAGATTTATCCATCTATCGAATTTTCTTTAAAATCAATTGCTGTTCTTGCAAGTAAAAAATCAATCTGGTTAGTAAAAGACATTGAAGACAATCTCCCATCTGTTTATATAAACCAAGAAAATCTTGAAAGAATATTAATTAATCTTTTATCAAATGCTATCAAGTACACCCCAGGAAACGGCATGGTTAAACTTGTTGTTCAAAAAGATAAAGACAATGTGTTATTTCAAGTAATTGATAATGGTATAGGAATTTTAGAAGAACATATTCCATTAATCTTTGAAAGATTTTACAGAATTGAGAACAAAGTCCACACAATTAAAGGAACAGGACTTGGTTTAACTATCGTTAAAAAATCCATTGAACAACATGGTAGCAAGTTATCAGTAAGGAGCAAGTTAGGTGAAGGAAGCATATTTGAATTTGCTTTGCCAATACCAACTCAAGAGAGTAGTACAGAAATAACTAACTTAGAAAACAAACCTAGCCTAGCCAAATCTGCATAA